Proteins encoded within one genomic window of Halocatena marina:
- a CDS encoding DUF2080 family transposase-associated protein — MDRYETDDAEEVIDRSVKPFGSGGAHITVPKRWIGAEVKVVRVSESDPSDGE; from the coding sequence ATGGATCGGTACGAAACAGACGACGCCGAAGAAGTCATCGACCGCTCCGTGAAACCGTTTGGGAGTGGCGGTGCTCATATCACCGTCCCGAAGCGATGGATCGGGGCTGAAGTCAAAGTCGTCCGTGTTTCCGAATCCGACCCATCCGACGGCGAGTAG
- the ilvA gene encoding threonine ammonia-lyase, giving the protein MPRVTLEDIRSARERFDDESVVRETPLERSRSLSEASGANVHLKMEHLQRTGSFKTRGAYNKLTQLPSTFDRVVAASAGNHAQGVALAATKVGLDSTIVMPENAPQAKVDATRGYGADVELRGSDFQAAMAHAQTLTEATNVAFVHAYDDPDIVAGQGTLGLEIYDAMPSVDTVIVPIGGGGLIGGVSTALKSLDPSIRVVGVQAEEAATVPDSLDKGIPVEVDHPQTIADGIATGGISDLTLSLIEEYVDDIVLVSDEQIANATLILLERAKQLVEGAAAASVSALLSDDLDVTDESVVPLLGGGNIDMSMLQIVMTHALTDRCQLLRLRVRIDDQPGIMGELASVIGDLGANIRTVRHDRSVEDLHVGEAYLVFQIVTSGSGHASNIIAAIEDRGYAVEQVE; this is encoded by the coding sequence ATGCCAAGAGTGACACTGGAGGACATTCGTAGCGCGCGAGAGCGTTTTGACGACGAATCGGTGGTCCGGGAGACACCGCTCGAACGCAGTCGGTCGCTGAGCGAGGCGTCAGGGGCGAACGTTCACCTGAAAATGGAGCACCTTCAACGGACAGGCTCGTTCAAGACGCGAGGGGCGTACAACAAGCTCACACAACTCCCCAGCACGTTTGATCGAGTAGTGGCAGCGAGTGCCGGTAACCACGCGCAGGGCGTCGCGCTCGCGGCGACGAAAGTCGGACTCGATTCGACGATCGTTATGCCAGAAAACGCTCCGCAAGCGAAAGTCGACGCAACACGCGGGTACGGGGCTGATGTAGAACTCCGAGGAAGCGATTTTCAGGCAGCGATGGCGCACGCGCAAACGCTGACGGAGGCAACCAATGTAGCCTTCGTCCACGCGTACGACGATCCGGATATTGTCGCCGGACAGGGTACCTTAGGGCTAGAAATCTACGACGCGATGCCATCGGTCGATACGGTCATCGTCCCCATCGGTGGCGGTGGTCTGATCGGCGGTGTTAGCACTGCGCTGAAATCACTCGACCCAAGCATCCGCGTTGTCGGTGTGCAAGCTGAGGAGGCTGCCACCGTTCCCGACAGCCTCGATAAGGGAATTCCGGTCGAGGTTGATCACCCGCAAACGATCGCGGACGGTATCGCAACCGGCGGTATCTCCGATCTGACGCTCTCTCTCATCGAGGAATACGTCGACGACATCGTACTCGTCAGCGATGAACAAATTGCCAACGCCACACTCATCCTCCTCGAACGGGCAAAGCAGCTCGTCGAAGGCGCGGCCGCAGCATCCGTGAGCGCGCTCCTTTCTGATGATCTCGACGTGACAGATGAATCCGTCGTCCCCCTGCTCGGTGGTGGAAATATCGATATGTCAATGCTACAGATAGTGATGACACACGCACTAACCGATCGATGCCAACTGCTTCGGCTTCGGGTTCGCATCGACGACCAACCGGGAATTATGGGCGAGCTGGCCTCCGTCATTGGCGATCTCGGTGCGAATATACGGACGGTTCGTCACGACCGGTCGGTTGAAGATCTTCACGTTGGCGAGGCGTATCTCGTCTTCCAGATCGTCACCAGTGGATCAGGTCATGCATCCAACATTATCGCTGCCATCGAGGACCGCGGGTACGCTGTCGAACAGGTAGAGTAA
- a CDS encoding GNAT family N-acetyltransferase, producing the protein MGFGRLWQLTRNEYGRTIYEALAKLGVKVSLMYVYARSVDDVSDSAVRDGDKSLTFETRRGSDIDRSDEAFEELDATDIAVLARSGETIVGQVFLSVSRPVYADPVEMDVGTEAAYIWRLHVDQEHRQRGIGTTLVDRACQAAATEDTASSVTALVALDNVPSRRLFETNGFEPRSLITYGRFFGVSYRSQRAVSDSSNRNHWISNVYK; encoded by the coding sequence ATGGGCTTCGGGAGACTGTGGCAACTCACACGAAACGAGTACGGACGCACGATCTACGAAGCACTTGCGAAGCTCGGGGTGAAGGTCTCGTTGATGTACGTGTATGCGCGCTCGGTCGACGATGTAAGCGACAGTGCTGTTCGTGATGGAGACAAATCGCTCACCTTCGAAACACGGCGGGGCAGTGACATCGACCGATCGGATGAAGCGTTTGAGGAACTTGACGCCACTGACATCGCTGTGCTCGCCCGGTCCGGTGAGACCATCGTCGGTCAGGTCTTCTTGAGTGTCTCCCGTCCAGTGTACGCCGACCCGGTCGAAATGGACGTGGGTACCGAAGCCGCGTACATCTGGCGGTTACACGTCGATCAGGAGCACCGACAACGCGGAATCGGAACGACACTCGTCGATCGCGCTTGTCAGGCGGCAGCAACAGAAGACACCGCGTCATCAGTGACTGCACTGGTCGCTCTCGACAACGTCCCTTCACGACGCCTCTTCGAAACCAACGGTTTCGAACCCCGCTCGCTCATAACGTACGGGCGCTTCTTCGGTGTCAGCTACAGATCACAACGAGCGGTGTCGGACAGTAGCAATCGTAATCACTGGATATCTAACGTATACAAGTGA
- a CDS encoding phosphatidylcholine/phosphatidylserine synthase, which translates to MTDESMAARIVRLSERVGGREILSARTERHILLRLSLADYCSFVALLFAWGATVLLLSREPNWAIVAMFCGFAFDKLDGYIARQYDRQSAFGRHIDSFIDVFVYLVTAAVLYQVVMSPHLAMSVIVGFLLIAFGGLRLIRFTDEGFVTDGGTSYYRGITVVHTNLLVLVNYFLIQFIPQWNGWLAAASIAIACPIMVSDYPSKKTVKSQSIVAVLGLVAIGLCLALEFGYV; encoded by the coding sequence ATGACTGATGAGAGCATGGCGGCGAGGATCGTGCGTTTGAGCGAACGCGTAGGTGGTCGGGAGATACTCTCCGCGCGCACAGAGCGTCATATCTTGTTGCGATTGAGTCTTGCTGATTACTGCAGTTTCGTTGCACTATTATTCGCGTGGGGGGCGACCGTATTGTTGCTCTCTCGTGAGCCTAACTGGGCTATCGTCGCCATGTTTTGTGGATTTGCGTTCGATAAACTCGACGGCTACATTGCGCGTCAGTACGACCGTCAGTCCGCTTTCGGTCGGCATATCGATTCGTTCATCGACGTGTTCGTCTACCTGGTGACGGCAGCGGTACTCTATCAGGTTGTTATGTCTCCGCATCTTGCGATGAGCGTCATTGTTGGCTTCCTCCTCATCGCGTTTGGGGGCTTGCGACTCATCCGGTTCACCGACGAAGGATTTGTGACCGATGGCGGAACCAGCTACTACCGAGGAATCACCGTCGTTCACACGAATCTCCTTGTGCTCGTGAACTATTTCCTCATCCAGTTCATCCCACAATGGAACGGCTGGCTCGCCGCAGCGAGTATCGCCATCGCCTGTCCGATCATGGTTTCGGATTATCCGAGCAAGAAAACGGTGAAAAGTCAGTCAATCGTGGCTGTCCTCGGTCTTGTGGCAATTGGTCTGTGTCTCGCTCTCGAATTCGGCTACGTATGA
- a CDS encoding DUF2267 domain-containing protein, with protein MHYDQFMGQVQNRLQLSDGGKAVRATRAVLTTLGERLQSGEAKDLAGPLPMEVDRYLLQADSGQRFSINEFFDRVCERETVDRSDGVYHTKAIVALLDEVVPAGEMQQVRGQLPAEYDQLFELSGQD; from the coding sequence ATGCATTACGATCAGTTCATGGGTCAGGTACAGAACAGACTACAACTCAGCGACGGGGGGAAAGCCGTCCGAGCGACGCGCGCCGTTTTGACGACGCTCGGCGAACGCCTCCAATCCGGTGAAGCGAAGGATCTCGCTGGACCATTACCGATGGAAGTCGACCGGTATCTTCTGCAGGCTGACTCCGGACAACGATTCTCGATCAACGAGTTTTTCGATCGAGTGTGTGAACGAGAGACCGTCGACCGATCCGATGGGGTGTATCACACAAAAGCAATCGTCGCACTACTCGATGAAGTCGTCCCCGCGGGTGAAATGCAGCAAGTCAGAGGGCAACTACCAGCAGAGTACGACCAGCTGTTCGAACTATCTGGCCAAGATTGA
- a CDS encoding inorganic phosphate transporter, producing MIAIPALLAVGLLVAIFVGYNIGGSSTGVAFGPAVGSRIVGKAAAAGIFTAFALVGGWTIGRNVIETMSEGIVPQSQFTLAVSIVVLFFAGGGLLVSNVFGVPASTSMTAVGAIAGLGIATNTLDEQVMFAILAAWIIAPAVAFSVGLVIGRYVYPHLDARISFTRFQGGLVRLDRSGSGHLPTPTLNENAAPRDVLGALIVVIIACYNAFSAGASNAANAIAPLVGNGSITASQGIVLAIAAIGVGSFTIARRTLDTIGEGITDLPILAAMIVSLVGATIITVLSGLGIPASLAVSMTSCIIGLGWGRSSRVVTLAEATSVALEKGGAEATDVVLKKEDRPEFSADAILAESGKSNSDSNPARGPTVGELATGEDEDQTEQQDTEREPIEVPGIGEEEPEEVLEETPVLFDRVATGRVVFLWLLTPTISTIGSYTIFVLFF from the coding sequence ATGATCGCCATACCAGCATTACTCGCTGTTGGGCTGTTAGTCGCCATCTTCGTCGGATACAATATCGGTGGCTCTTCGACAGGTGTTGCATTCGGCCCTGCTGTTGGCAGTCGAATCGTCGGGAAAGCGGCTGCTGCCGGGATTTTCACGGCGTTTGCGCTGGTGGGCGGGTGGACCATCGGTAGGAACGTAATCGAGACGATGAGCGAAGGCATTGTTCCACAAAGCCAGTTCACACTCGCGGTGAGTATCGTCGTGCTCTTTTTCGCTGGGGGTGGACTGCTCGTCTCGAACGTTTTCGGTGTGCCTGCTTCAACATCAATGACGGCCGTTGGTGCGATTGCTGGTCTCGGAATTGCGACGAATACACTCGACGAACAGGTGATGTTCGCGATCCTCGCGGCGTGGATCATCGCTCCGGCCGTCGCTTTCTCTGTCGGTCTCGTGATCGGCCGGTACGTCTATCCGCATCTGGATGCACGAATCTCGTTCACTCGGTTTCAGGGTGGATTGGTCCGCCTCGATCGGTCTGGGTCTGGACACCTCCCGACACCGACGCTCAACGAAAACGCAGCGCCACGCGACGTACTCGGTGCCCTGATCGTGGTCATTATCGCGTGTTACAACGCGTTCTCGGCCGGGGCATCGAACGCGGCAAACGCGATCGCACCGCTCGTCGGAAACGGGTCGATCACAGCCAGCCAAGGAATCGTGCTAGCAATTGCTGCCATTGGTGTCGGGAGTTTCACAATTGCCCGACGAACCCTCGATACCATTGGCGAGGGGATCACCGACCTCCCGATTCTCGCCGCGATGATTGTTTCTCTTGTTGGTGCGACGATCATTACGGTTCTGTCTGGGCTCGGCATTCCGGCGAGTCTCGCTGTGAGTATGACTTCGTGTATCATCGGGTTGGGGTGGGGACGATCGAGCCGTGTCGTTACTCTCGCAGAAGCAACGAGTGTCGCTCTGGAAAAAGGAGGTGCAGAAGCAACCGATGTCGTGTTGAAAAAAGAGGACCGACCCGAGTTCTCTGCAGATGCGATCCTTGCAGAAAGCGGGAAGTCCAACTCGGATTCTAATCCAGCCCGCGGACCGACCGTCGGTGAGCTTGCAACAGGTGAAGATGAAGACCAAACCGAACAGCAAGACACAGAGAGAGAGCCGATCGAAGTGCCCGGAATTGGTGAAGAAGAGCCCGAGGAAGTGCTCGAAGAGACTCCAGTTCTCTTCGATCGTGTTGCTACTGGCCGGGTTGTTTTTCTCTGGCTGCTCACACCGACGATCTCGACGATCGGCTCGTATACGATCTTCGTTCTCTTCTTTTAG
- a CDS encoding universal stress protein: MSERVFDNERILVPIDGSDASERAFEYALNFPAESITLLTVIDPFDIDPLAPGLQSPSGRPGMPGYSPGWYEKVEQKAEALHDRKRERADDRDITVKSEVTYGSPARQIVKYTHEHEIEHIVLGRKGHDSITRALLGSVSELVVRRSSAIVTVIS; the protein is encoded by the coding sequence ATGAGCGAACGCGTTTTCGACAACGAGCGAATTCTCGTTCCCATCGACGGCTCTGATGCCAGCGAGCGTGCGTTCGAATACGCGCTCAACTTCCCTGCTGAGAGCATCACACTCCTGACCGTTATCGATCCGTTCGATATCGATCCGCTTGCCCCCGGTTTACAATCGCCCAGTGGGAGGCCGGGGATGCCCGGCTACTCACCAGGATGGTACGAGAAAGTGGAACAGAAGGCAGAGGCGTTACACGACCGAAAACGAGAGCGTGCTGATGATCGTGATATTACCGTCAAAAGTGAGGTTACGTATGGGTCTCCTGCCCGTCAGATAGTGAAATACACCCACGAACACGAGATTGAACATATCGTGCTCGGACGGAAAGGGCACGATTCGATCACACGCGCACTTCTCGGCAGCGTATCCGAGCTGGTGGTCCGTCGATCTTCGGCAATCGTCACCGTCATCTCTTGA
- a CDS encoding ZIP family metal transporter produces MPTTEALAFVVIAALITDLATGLGAVPFFFVDEVSDRAYVLLWGFASGIMLSTSVFGLLPEGAAQGPIIEVAGGTLVGILLIFVVSQLLNEYDIHPQTISAADFRRLLLIVGTLTIHSFPEGVAVGVSFADLNIAGDGVTVPLLALFVTIAIAIQNIPEGLAVAIPLKTQGIANRRLVFWAVFSSAPQPLAAVIAFYFVRIARNVLSFGFGFAAGAMLFLVAHELLPEAYDRGRELPKHGRDEIITGVALGFLLMAPLLVFR; encoded by the coding sequence ATGCCGACGACGGAGGCGCTCGCGTTTGTTGTTATTGCTGCCCTCATCACGGATTTGGCTACCGGACTCGGTGCAGTTCCATTCTTTTTCGTCGACGAGGTTAGTGATCGGGCGTACGTGCTGTTGTGGGGATTCGCGTCTGGGATTATGCTCTCGACGTCTGTTTTCGGTTTGCTTCCGGAAGGCGCTGCCCAAGGCCCGATCATCGAGGTAGCTGGCGGCACGCTTGTCGGGATTCTACTCATCTTTGTCGTAAGTCAATTGCTCAACGAGTACGACATCCACCCACAAACGATCTCAGCAGCAGATTTCCGTCGATTGTTACTCATCGTTGGGACGCTCACCATCCATAGCTTTCCGGAGGGCGTCGCGGTTGGTGTCTCGTTCGCCGATCTGAACATCGCTGGCGATGGGGTCACTGTCCCGCTTCTTGCTCTTTTTGTCACAATTGCGATTGCCATTCAGAACATCCCAGAAGGGTTGGCGGTTGCGATTCCCTTGAAGACACAGGGAATCGCAAACAGGCGACTCGTCTTCTGGGCCGTCTTTTCGAGTGCGCCACAACCACTCGCTGCAGTAATCGCATTCTACTTCGTTCGGATCGCTCGCAACGTGCTCTCGTTCGGGTTCGGGTTCGCAGCCGGTGCGATGCTGTTTCTCGTTGCCCACGAATTGCTGCCCGAAGCGTACGATCGCGGCCGTGAACTACCAAAACACGGTCGCGATGAAATTATAACCGGCGTGGCTCTTGGATTTTTGCTCATGGCACCGCTGCTCGTCTTCAGGTGA
- a CDS encoding universal stress protein, whose product MYDTILIPTDGSAGANAAARHGVSLARAFDSQVHFLSVVDERSYSHRLADLDPDIDARREMLEQQANDAVQSLEMTATDASVTFHTAVEHGIPHETILDYAEQHDIDLLSMGTHGRTGLDRVLLGSVTERVIRTSDHPVLTSRTEPDDRLKYDRILIPTDGSEAASAAINHGIAIAERYDATIHILSVVDLGAITGTYEMGPSISDLLDTLGEECEHAVAEVAAKCRDRDVDVVTSVDQGTPSKAIQEYISDAGIDLVAMGTHGRTGLERYLIGSVTARVVRTSSAPVLTVREPREV is encoded by the coding sequence ATGTACGATACCATCCTGATTCCGACTGACGGGAGTGCGGGAGCGAACGCTGCAGCGCGCCACGGTGTGAGTCTTGCGAGGGCATTCGATAGTCAGGTCCATTTTTTGAGCGTTGTCGACGAACGGTCGTACAGCCATCGCCTCGCTGATCTTGACCCAGATATCGACGCTCGCCGAGAGATGCTCGAACAACAAGCCAATGATGCAGTTCAGTCGCTTGAGATGACCGCAACGGACGCATCCGTCACGTTCCACACAGCGGTCGAACACGGTATTCCACACGAGACGATTCTCGATTACGCCGAACAACACGATATCGATCTCCTATCGATGGGCACACACGGACGGACTGGTCTCGATAGAGTGCTACTCGGGAGTGTAACAGAACGTGTGATTCGAACGAGCGACCATCCCGTCCTTACGTCTCGGACCGAACCGGACGATCGGTTGAAGTACGATCGGATACTGATTCCGACGGACGGTAGTGAGGCTGCGTCCGCTGCAATCAACCATGGAATCGCTATCGCAGAACGATACGACGCCACCATTCATATTCTCTCAGTCGTTGATCTCGGTGCAATAACGGGTACCTACGAGATGGGTCCAAGTATTTCAGATCTCCTCGACACGTTAGGCGAAGAGTGTGAACACGCTGTGGCTGAGGTCGCCGCCAAATGCCGGGACAGAGATGTCGATGTTGTCACAAGCGTCGATCAGGGGACTCCCTCAAAAGCAATCCAAGAGTACATTAGTGATGCTGGGATCGACCTCGTGGCGATGGGAACACACGGTCGAACCGGTCTCGAACGATATCTTATCGGCAGCGTGACTGCGCGCGTCGTCCGGACGAGCAGTGCCCCGGTTCTCACCGTGCGTGAGCCACGAGAGGTATAA
- a CDS encoding universal stress protein, which produces MYHEILIPIDSRGTAGPIARAFDLARMCDGTVHVLHVIDTSPEPDALDSDERDALRRHSEKRGRSATVRVQELAAELGLKTKREVREGVPYQSVLAYAEENAIDVIVMGTRAHDQAGTQQSRVGSTTERVVTLAGVPVLTTRPTEENDSDSDRDRAVDSNLAAVETATSVDDGLYEQIVIPTDGSDIAERAAEQGFALAERYGAEAHVVYVIDTRTYGLEDAPRSIVGLLKKGGTTAVDSIAAKARDREISVTTEIRQGVPEEELLRYMQGVAADLTVMGTRGKDAGDDRLLGSTTIRMIRRSETPVLTVS; this is translated from the coding sequence ATGTATCACGAGATCCTCATCCCAATCGATAGCAGGGGAACAGCGGGTCCCATCGCTCGCGCGTTTGATCTCGCACGGATGTGCGACGGGACCGTCCACGTCCTCCATGTCATCGACACGAGCCCCGAACCAGACGCATTGGATTCAGACGAACGAGACGCGTTACGACGTCATTCAGAAAAGCGTGGCCGATCGGCAACCGTTCGGGTGCAAGAGCTGGCCGCAGAACTCGGATTGAAGACAAAACGCGAAGTCCGCGAAGGGGTTCCCTACCAGTCGGTCCTCGCGTATGCCGAGGAGAATGCGATCGATGTGATCGTGATGGGAACGAGAGCCCACGATCAAGCAGGAACACAACAGTCACGCGTGGGCAGCACAACAGAGCGAGTAGTGACACTCGCAGGCGTGCCCGTGCTGACGACGCGGCCCACCGAAGAGAACGACAGCGATAGCGACAGAGACAGAGCTGTGGACTCTAATCTAGCTGCTGTTGAGACAGCTACTTCCGTGGACGACGGACTGTACGAACAGATCGTAATTCCAACTGATGGCAGCGATATTGCAGAGCGTGCCGCCGAACAGGGTTTTGCTCTCGCAGAGCGCTACGGTGCTGAGGCCCACGTGGTCTACGTCATCGACACGAGAACGTACGGCCTCGAAGACGCTCCTCGAAGCATCGTCGGGCTGCTCAAGAAGGGTGGGACAACTGCCGTTGATAGTATTGCAGCCAAAGCCCGCGACCGGGAGATCTCCGTGACAACGGAGATACGACAGGGTGTGCCCGAAGAAGAGCTCCTCCGCTATATGCAGGGAGTCGCTGCTGACCTCACTGTGATGGGGACGCGCGGAAAAGATGCAGGAGACGATCGGTTACTGGGGAGTACCACAATACGAATGATCCGGCGCTCTGAGACGCCCGTGCTGACCGTCAGCTAA
- a CDS encoding universal stress protein: MARDGIMYDDILIPTDGSDGSQAAVEHGVTLAGRFDATVHALSVVDEAFSKADVAADTVWMSIYEEREREGERATELIAATAADAHDVSVVQTICDGDPAETILAYIDEHAIDLVVMGTHGRTGIGRHLLGSVTATVVRAASIPVLTVRLTKRLQTTDYADVLIATDGTPSSEAAAKHAVALTDRYDATLHAIYVVDSKYGTSDVVRNSLRQLGTEAIENVTRQAAALDHPPIETIAAGVPYEEILAYSENQGIDLIVLGTHDRTGIDHLLMGSVAERIIRTAHTPVLTVSTETEHDRRRE; the protein is encoded by the coding sequence ATGGCACGAGATGGGATCATGTACGACGACATTCTTATTCCAACGGACGGAAGCGATGGATCTCAGGCAGCTGTCGAACACGGTGTCACGCTTGCTGGGCGATTCGACGCGACCGTTCACGCTCTCTCTGTCGTCGATGAAGCATTTTCGAAAGCTGACGTTGCAGCTGACACGGTCTGGATGTCGATCTACGAGGAGCGCGAACGGGAAGGCGAGCGTGCAACAGAACTCATCGCTGCGACCGCGGCTGATGCTCACGATGTGTCGGTCGTTCAAACGATCTGTGACGGCGATCCCGCTGAAACCATTCTTGCGTACATCGATGAACACGCGATCGATCTCGTCGTGATGGGGACGCACGGACGGACGGGAATCGGTCGCCATCTACTGGGAAGCGTCACCGCGACTGTCGTACGGGCAGCGTCCATCCCAGTGCTGACCGTCCGTTTGACCAAGCGGCTCCAGACGACCGACTACGCTGATGTTCTTATTGCAACCGACGGGACCCCAAGTTCCGAGGCAGCGGCTAAACACGCGGTGGCACTCACAGATCGATACGATGCGACACTGCACGCAATCTACGTCGTCGACTCGAAGTACGGCACCAGCGATGTGGTCCGAAATTCACTTCGACAGCTGGGGACCGAAGCAATTGAGAACGTTACGAGACAAGCTGCAGCCCTCGATCATCCGCCGATCGAGACGATCGCTGCTGGCGTCCCGTATGAGGAGATTCTCGCCTACAGTGAGAACCAAGGAATCGATCTGATCGTGCTCGGAACTCACGATCGGACCGGAATTGATCACCTCCTAATGGGAAGTGTTGCCGAGCGAATCATTCGGACGGCACACACCCCCGTCCTGACGGTGTCGACCGAAACAGAGCACGATCGACGTCGGGAATAA
- a CDS encoding dodecin family protein — translation MGAVKVIKVLGTSEESWEDAAEQALVQATSTVQNISGMKIKDWSATIEDNTIVEYKTTVEIAFPVQEH, via the coding sequence ATGGGAGCAGTAAAAGTCATAAAAGTTCTCGGTACCTCTGAGGAATCGTGGGAAGACGCAGCAGAACAGGCACTCGTGCAAGCCACGTCGACAGTCCAAAACATTAGTGGAATGAAAATAAAGGACTGGTCTGCGACCATCGAAGACAACACGATCGTCGAGTATAAGACCACTGTCGAGATCGCGTTTCCTGTACAGGAACACTAA